A window of Tripterygium wilfordii isolate XIE 37 chromosome 7, ASM1340144v1, whole genome shotgun sequence contains these coding sequences:
- the LOC120002363 gene encoding serrate RNA effector molecule-like isoform X1: MAEVMNIPVHSLDRSRDRTEKSAEEPQDSSPPPPQQQPPQQTSRRRDRESRERRDERDLDRPPNRREYNDRNRSPPPPPREREREYKRRASMSPPPPVYRDRRHSPPPRRSPPYKRSRREDGGYEPRRGSPRGGFGHGDRRFGYDYVGVYDRDMGGRPGYTEERLHGRYIGRSSGGYQGGPSDWDSGRGHGDASNTGSTQREGLMSYKQFIQELEDDILPAEAERRYQEYKSEYISTQKRAFFDAHKDEEWLRDKYHPTNLLAVIERRNELSRKLAKDFLLDLQSGSLDLGPGINVSSSNKSGQTSDPNSEDEVDAGGKRRRHGRLVAKEADISTAPKAHPISSEPRRIQIDVEQAQALVRKLDSEKGIEENILCGSDSDKISRDKSHGGSTGPVIIIRGLTSVKGLEGVELLDTLITYLWRIHGLDYYGNVETNEAKGLRHVRGDGKSSDSSSNGAEWEKNIDSRWQDRLRGQDPLEIMTAKDKIDAAAVEALDPYVRKIRDEKYGWKYGCGAKGCTKLFHAAEFVHKHLKLKHPELGTDVTSKVREELYFQNYMNDPDAPGGTPVMQQSLPKDRPQRHRLGPLKEERGGRRERDNRANGGERYERADLQSVDFQSNNDGLDRANPDEHMYDTFGGQGMRVGAPFPSDIPPPVLMPVPGAGPLGPFVPAPPEVAMQMFREQGGGPPFEVGGGNGRPGPQLNGPAPIILPPGFRQDPRRIRSYQDLDAPEDEVTVIDYRSL, from the exons ATGGCCGAAGTCATGAACATTCCCGTCCATTCGCTCGACCGTAGCCGGGATCGAACTGAGAAGTCCGCCGAAGAACCTCAGGATTCCTCTCCACCGCCGCCTCAGCAGCAGCCGCCGCAACAGACTTCCAGGAGGCGCGACAGGGAATCTCGAGAGAGACGTGATGAGCGGGACCTCGACCGTCCTCCTAACCGTCGAGAGTACAATGATCGCAACAGGTCTCCCCCTCCGCCTCCCAGGGAGAGGGAGCGAGAGTATAAGAGGCGGGCCAGCATGAGTCCTCCGCCTCCTGTCTATAGGGATAGGAGGCACTCGCCTCCCCCAAGACGGTCCCCTCCCTACAAGCGGTCCAGAAGGGAGGATGGCGGGTACGAGCCCAGGCGAGGGAGCCCTAGAGGAGGTTTTGGACATGGCGATAGAAG GTTTGGTTATGATTATGTTGGTGTTTATGATCGTGATATGGGCGGAAGGCCAGGCTATACTGAAGAAAGGCTCCATGGCCGGTACATTGGTCGCTCATCTGGTGGCTATCAAGGTGGTCCTTCTG ACTGGGATTCAGGCCGTGGTCATGGTGATGCTTCCAACACAGGCAGTACTCAAAG AGAAGGTTTGATGTCATACAAGCAATTCATTCAGGAGCTTGAAGATGATATACTACCTGCTGAAGCTGAGCGTAG ATATCAAGAATACAAATCTGAGTATATTTCAACTCAGAAGCGAGCCTTCTTTGACGCTCATAAAGATGAGGAATG GTTGAGAGACAAATACCATCCAACAAATTTACTAGCTGTCATAGAAAG GAGGAATGAACTTTCTCGAAAGCTGGCGAAAGATTTTTTGCTTGATCTgcaaagtggatcgttggactT GGGTCCTGGCATAAACGTCTCCTCTTCTAACAAATCAGGGCAAACTAGTGATCCAAATTCTGAGGATGAAGTAGATGCTGGTGGCAAAAGGAGACGGCATGGTCGGCTAGTGGCCAAAGAAGCTGATATTTCTACTGCTCCCAAGGCTCATCCAATTAGCTCTGAACCTAGAAGAATTCAAATCGATGTTGAACAAGCGCAGGCCCTTGTACGTAAGCTTGACTCTGAAAAAGGAATTGAGGAAAATATTTTATGTGGATCTGATAGTGACAAAATTAGTAGAGACAAATCCCATGGCGGCTCCACTGGTCCAGTTATCATTATCAGGGGCTTAACTTCGGTCAAGGGTCTAGAGGGTGTTGAACTACTAGATACGCTCATTACTTATCTTTGGCGTATCCATGGCTTGGATTACTATGGAAATGTCGAAACAAATGAAGCTAAGGGTCTCAGGCATGTTAGAGGAGATGGAAAGAGTTCTGATTCTAGCAGTAATGGAGCTGAgtgggaaaaaaatattgactCCCGCTGGCAAGACAGGTTGAGGGGCCAAGACCCCTTGGAAATTATGACTGCTAAGGATAAGATAGATGCTGCTGCAGTTGAAGCCTTGGATCCGTATGTCCgaaagattagagatgaaaagTATGGTTGGAAGTATGGTTGTGGAGCCAAGGGTTGCACCAAGCTTTTTCATGCTGCCGAGTTTGTGCACAAACATCTTAAATTGAAGCATCCGGAACTTGGCACGGATGTCACCTCCAAAGTTCGCGAAGAGCTGTATTTTCAGAACTACATGAA TGATCCAGACGCGCCTGGTGGGACTCCTGTAATGCAACAATCTCTACCG AAAGACAGACCACAAAGACATAGATTGGGTCCACTGAAGGAAGAACGTGGTGGACGTAGGGAACGCGATAACAGAGCTAACGGCGGTGAAAGATATGAGAGAGCCGATTTGCAGTCTGTTGACTTTCAGTCTAATAATGATGGTCTTGACCGGGCTAACCCTGACGAACATATGTATGATACTTTTGGCGGACAAGGAATGCGTGTTGGTGCTCCTTTCCCCTCGGATATACCTCCACCAGTATTGATGCCTGTCCCTGGTGCTGG TCCTCTTGGTCCTTTTGTCCCTGCTCCTCCTGAAGTTGCAATGCAGATGTTCAGAGAGCAGGGTGGTGGTCCTCCTTTTGAAGTCGGTGGTGGAAATGGGAGGCCTGGACCGCAATTAAATGGGCCAGCCCCAATTATTTTGCCGCCAGGCTTTCGACAGGATCCTCGACGTATACGCAG CTATCAAGACCTTGATGCACCAGAGGATGAAGTCACTGTTATAGACTACAGGAGTTTGTAG
- the LOC120002363 gene encoding serrate RNA effector molecule-like isoform X2 has protein sequence MAEVMNIPVHSLDRSRDRTEKSAEEPQDSSPPPPQQQPPQQTSRRRDRESRERRDERDLDRPPNRREYNDRNRSPPPPPREREREYKRRASMSPPPPVYRDRRHSPPPRRSPPYKRSRREDGGYEPRRGSPRGGFGHGDRRFGYDYVGVYDRDMGGRPGYTEERLHGRYIGRSSGGYQDWDSGRGHGDASNTGSTQREGLMSYKQFIQELEDDILPAEAERRYQEYKSEYISTQKRAFFDAHKDEEWLRDKYHPTNLLAVIERRNELSRKLAKDFLLDLQSGSLDLGPGINVSSSNKSGQTSDPNSEDEVDAGGKRRRHGRLVAKEADISTAPKAHPISSEPRRIQIDVEQAQALVRKLDSEKGIEENILCGSDSDKISRDKSHGGSTGPVIIIRGLTSVKGLEGVELLDTLITYLWRIHGLDYYGNVETNEAKGLRHVRGDGKSSDSSSNGAEWEKNIDSRWQDRLRGQDPLEIMTAKDKIDAAAVEALDPYVRKIRDEKYGWKYGCGAKGCTKLFHAAEFVHKHLKLKHPELGTDVTSKVREELYFQNYMNDPDAPGGTPVMQQSLPKDRPQRHRLGPLKEERGGRRERDNRANGGERYERADLQSVDFQSNNDGLDRANPDEHMYDTFGGQGMRVGAPFPSDIPPPVLMPVPGAGPLGPFVPAPPEVAMQMFREQGGGPPFEVGGGNGRPGPQLNGPAPIILPPGFRQDPRRIRSYQDLDAPEDEVTVIDYRSL, from the exons ATGGCCGAAGTCATGAACATTCCCGTCCATTCGCTCGACCGTAGCCGGGATCGAACTGAGAAGTCCGCCGAAGAACCTCAGGATTCCTCTCCACCGCCGCCTCAGCAGCAGCCGCCGCAACAGACTTCCAGGAGGCGCGACAGGGAATCTCGAGAGAGACGTGATGAGCGGGACCTCGACCGTCCTCCTAACCGTCGAGAGTACAATGATCGCAACAGGTCTCCCCCTCCGCCTCCCAGGGAGAGGGAGCGAGAGTATAAGAGGCGGGCCAGCATGAGTCCTCCGCCTCCTGTCTATAGGGATAGGAGGCACTCGCCTCCCCCAAGACGGTCCCCTCCCTACAAGCGGTCCAGAAGGGAGGATGGCGGGTACGAGCCCAGGCGAGGGAGCCCTAGAGGAGGTTTTGGACATGGCGATAGAAG GTTTGGTTATGATTATGTTGGTGTTTATGATCGTGATATGGGCGGAAGGCCAGGCTATACTGAAGAAAGGCTCCATGGCCGGTACATTGGTCGCTCATCTGGTGGCTATCAAG ACTGGGATTCAGGCCGTGGTCATGGTGATGCTTCCAACACAGGCAGTACTCAAAG AGAAGGTTTGATGTCATACAAGCAATTCATTCAGGAGCTTGAAGATGATATACTACCTGCTGAAGCTGAGCGTAG ATATCAAGAATACAAATCTGAGTATATTTCAACTCAGAAGCGAGCCTTCTTTGACGCTCATAAAGATGAGGAATG GTTGAGAGACAAATACCATCCAACAAATTTACTAGCTGTCATAGAAAG GAGGAATGAACTTTCTCGAAAGCTGGCGAAAGATTTTTTGCTTGATCTgcaaagtggatcgttggactT GGGTCCTGGCATAAACGTCTCCTCTTCTAACAAATCAGGGCAAACTAGTGATCCAAATTCTGAGGATGAAGTAGATGCTGGTGGCAAAAGGAGACGGCATGGTCGGCTAGTGGCCAAAGAAGCTGATATTTCTACTGCTCCCAAGGCTCATCCAATTAGCTCTGAACCTAGAAGAATTCAAATCGATGTTGAACAAGCGCAGGCCCTTGTACGTAAGCTTGACTCTGAAAAAGGAATTGAGGAAAATATTTTATGTGGATCTGATAGTGACAAAATTAGTAGAGACAAATCCCATGGCGGCTCCACTGGTCCAGTTATCATTATCAGGGGCTTAACTTCGGTCAAGGGTCTAGAGGGTGTTGAACTACTAGATACGCTCATTACTTATCTTTGGCGTATCCATGGCTTGGATTACTATGGAAATGTCGAAACAAATGAAGCTAAGGGTCTCAGGCATGTTAGAGGAGATGGAAAGAGTTCTGATTCTAGCAGTAATGGAGCTGAgtgggaaaaaaatattgactCCCGCTGGCAAGACAGGTTGAGGGGCCAAGACCCCTTGGAAATTATGACTGCTAAGGATAAGATAGATGCTGCTGCAGTTGAAGCCTTGGATCCGTATGTCCgaaagattagagatgaaaagTATGGTTGGAAGTATGGTTGTGGAGCCAAGGGTTGCACCAAGCTTTTTCATGCTGCCGAGTTTGTGCACAAACATCTTAAATTGAAGCATCCGGAACTTGGCACGGATGTCACCTCCAAAGTTCGCGAAGAGCTGTATTTTCAGAACTACATGAA TGATCCAGACGCGCCTGGTGGGACTCCTGTAATGCAACAATCTCTACCG AAAGACAGACCACAAAGACATAGATTGGGTCCACTGAAGGAAGAACGTGGTGGACGTAGGGAACGCGATAACAGAGCTAACGGCGGTGAAAGATATGAGAGAGCCGATTTGCAGTCTGTTGACTTTCAGTCTAATAATGATGGTCTTGACCGGGCTAACCCTGACGAACATATGTATGATACTTTTGGCGGACAAGGAATGCGTGTTGGTGCTCCTTTCCCCTCGGATATACCTCCACCAGTATTGATGCCTGTCCCTGGTGCTGG TCCTCTTGGTCCTTTTGTCCCTGCTCCTCCTGAAGTTGCAATGCAGATGTTCAGAGAGCAGGGTGGTGGTCCTCCTTTTGAAGTCGGTGGTGGAAATGGGAGGCCTGGACCGCAATTAAATGGGCCAGCCCCAATTATTTTGCCGCCAGGCTTTCGACAGGATCCTCGACGTATACGCAG CTATCAAGACCTTGATGCACCAGAGGATGAAGTCACTGTTATAGACTACAGGAGTTTGTAG